In Terriglobales bacterium, a genomic segment contains:
- a CDS encoding PilZ domain-containing protein has translation MAPPKQGTRRWQRLPIAFPVFLHSVDREGNPYLEFGTALNVSAGGVLIAVRRPPASKHIRLEIPVSPILPKFAIETYRSIKAHVVRTELTRQFTFMGVEFDQPLTLGDCPRELKSARTN, from the coding sequence GTGGCTCCCCCCAAGCAAGGAACTCGCCGCTGGCAACGGCTGCCCATCGCTTTTCCCGTGTTTCTCCACTCCGTGGACCGCGAGGGGAATCCTTATCTGGAATTCGGCACAGCATTGAATGTCAGTGCCGGAGGCGTGCTGATCGCGGTTCGCAGGCCTCCCGCTTCCAAACACATTCGCCTGGAAATTCCGGTCTCTCCTATCCTGCCCAAGTTCGCTATTGAAACCTACCGCAGTATCAAGGCCCACGTGGTGCGCACCGAGTTGACCCGCCAATTCACCTTCATGGGTGTGGAGTTCGATCAGCCGCTGACCTTGGGCGATTGTCCCCGCGAACTCAAGAGCGCGCGAACGAATTGA